Proteins encoded in a region of the Sander lucioperca isolate FBNREF2018 chromosome 4, SLUC_FBN_1.2, whole genome shotgun sequence genome:
- the LOC116042995 gene encoding beta-1,3-galactosyltransferase 2-like isoform X2, which yields MEDQVSGSGGNWLKRQLAVNLCPQKKLLFHSWFKFLLLLCLVLVILCYSPSSSSLSWMKSFPLREHYQRFFNQTNQVNLPPPYRVHPKHRGKPNEIYEPTKSPTVPPTGTQFHQAHPHNYHFIMDNEEVCKTKTPFLVLMVPVAPTNVAARDAIRQTWGNNSLVQGEVVLTLFMMGLSGGAAVEQLQEKLKQENLQHHDLIQSDFMDSYINLTIKTMVIMDWLATRCRTAAYAMKIDSDMFLNIDNLVMMLQKPGIPKLNYLTGMLMWNRPVIRSKNSKWYVPEEMYPDPQYPTYALGMGYVFSNDLPEKFVEVSKSIKPFNIEDAYIGMCMKKLGLALTSPPNPSQFKAYNTRYDRCEYSKIITYILGSSEELVKYWTDLKKPKPPC from the exons ATGGAGGATCAAGTATCTGGCTCAGGTGGTAATTGGCTAAAAAG acaaCTTGCTGTGAACTTGTGTCCTCAGAAGAAGCTTTTGTTTCACTCCTGGTTCAAGTTCCTGCTCCTGCTTTGTCTGGTGCTCGTCATCTTGTGTTACAGTCCGTCGAGCAGCTCTCTGTCATGGATGAAGAGCTTTCCACTTCGTGAGCACTACCAGAGGTTTTTCAATCAGACCAATCAGGTTAATCTACCTCCTCCTTATCGTGTCCATCCGAAACACAGAGGTAAACCAAATGAAATCTATGAACCCACAAAATCCCCTACTGTACCTCCTACAGGTACTCAGTTTCATCAAGCCCACCCACACAACTACCACTTTATCATGGATAACGAAGAGGTGTGCAAGACCAAGACCCCTTTCTTGGTCCTGATGGTTCCAGTGGCACCAACAAACGTGGCAGCTCGGGACGCCATCCGGCAGACATGGGGCAATAACAGCCTGGTTCAGGGCGAGGTGGTGCTAACTCTGTTCATGATGGGCCTCTCTGGAGGAGCTGCTGTCGAGCAGCTGCAGGAGAAGCTCAAACAGGAGAATCTACAGCACCATGACTTGATCCAGAGTGACTTCATGGACTCTTACATCAATCTGACCATCAAAACCATGGTGATCATGGACTGGCTGGCCACACGCTGCCGGACAGCAGCATACGCCATGAAGATTGATTCGGACATGTTTCTGAACATTGACAATCTAGTGATGATGCTACAGAAGCCAGGCATCCCCAAGCTGAACTACCTGACAGGGATGCTTATGTGGAACAGGCCAGTCATCCGTTCAAAGAACTCCAAGTGGTACGTCCCTGAGGAGATGTACCCAGATCCCCAATACCCGACCTACGCTCTGGGCATGGGATATGTCTTCTCCAACGATCTTCCAGAGAAATTTGTGGAGGTCTCAAAATCCATCAAACCCTTTAACATAGAGGATGCTTATATTGGAATGTGCATGAAGAAGCTAGGACTTGCGCTAACATCACCCCCAAATCCCTCCCAGTTCAAGGCCTATAACACAAGATATGATCGCTGTGAATACTCCAAGATCATCACCTACATTCTTGGCTCTTCAGAGGAGTTGGTAAAATACTGGACAGACTTGAAGAAGCCTAAACCACCTTGTTAA
- the LOC116042995 gene encoding beta-1,3-galactosyltransferase 2-like isoform X1: MVLQKGSADGAVRPAGPAAAPASVITLTLRVFLVSALRLRRTLNTEVRVLLSMLPASPLSSRRLFGMFSAEVHGVTASHQQLAVNLCPQKKLLFHSWFKFLLLLCLVLVILCYSPSSSSLSWMKSFPLREHYQRFFNQTNQVNLPPPYRVHPKHRGKPNEIYEPTKSPTVPPTGTQFHQAHPHNYHFIMDNEEVCKTKTPFLVLMVPVAPTNVAARDAIRQTWGNNSLVQGEVVLTLFMMGLSGGAAVEQLQEKLKQENLQHHDLIQSDFMDSYINLTIKTMVIMDWLATRCRTAAYAMKIDSDMFLNIDNLVMMLQKPGIPKLNYLTGMLMWNRPVIRSKNSKWYVPEEMYPDPQYPTYALGMGYVFSNDLPEKFVEVSKSIKPFNIEDAYIGMCMKKLGLALTSPPNPSQFKAYNTRYDRCEYSKIITYILGSSEELVKYWTDLKKPKPPC, translated from the exons ATGGTGCTCCAGAAAGGCTCCGCGGACGGTGCTGTCCGCCCAGCGGGCCCTGCTGCTGCCCCTGCCTCTGTTATCACACTCACCCTCCGGGTCTTCCTCGTGTCAGCTCTCCGTCTCCGAAGAACACTCAACACAGAGGTCCGCGTCCTTTTGTCCATGCTGCCCGCGTCTCCGCTTAGCTCAAGGCGACTCTTCGGGATGTTCTCCGCCGAGGTGCATGGTGTCACTGCTTCACATCA acaaCTTGCTGTGAACTTGTGTCCTCAGAAGAAGCTTTTGTTTCACTCCTGGTTCAAGTTCCTGCTCCTGCTTTGTCTGGTGCTCGTCATCTTGTGTTACAGTCCGTCGAGCAGCTCTCTGTCATGGATGAAGAGCTTTCCACTTCGTGAGCACTACCAGAGGTTTTTCAATCAGACCAATCAGGTTAATCTACCTCCTCCTTATCGTGTCCATCCGAAACACAGAGGTAAACCAAATGAAATCTATGAACCCACAAAATCCCCTACTGTACCTCCTACAGGTACTCAGTTTCATCAAGCCCACCCACACAACTACCACTTTATCATGGATAACGAAGAGGTGTGCAAGACCAAGACCCCTTTCTTGGTCCTGATGGTTCCAGTGGCACCAACAAACGTGGCAGCTCGGGACGCCATCCGGCAGACATGGGGCAATAACAGCCTGGTTCAGGGCGAGGTGGTGCTAACTCTGTTCATGATGGGCCTCTCTGGAGGAGCTGCTGTCGAGCAGCTGCAGGAGAAGCTCAAACAGGAGAATCTACAGCACCATGACTTGATCCAGAGTGACTTCATGGACTCTTACATCAATCTGACCATCAAAACCATGGTGATCATGGACTGGCTGGCCACACGCTGCCGGACAGCAGCATACGCCATGAAGATTGATTCGGACATGTTTCTGAACATTGACAATCTAGTGATGATGCTACAGAAGCCAGGCATCCCCAAGCTGAACTACCTGACAGGGATGCTTATGTGGAACAGGCCAGTCATCCGTTCAAAGAACTCCAAGTGGTACGTCCCTGAGGAGATGTACCCAGATCCCCAATACCCGACCTACGCTCTGGGCATGGGATATGTCTTCTCCAACGATCTTCCAGAGAAATTTGTGGAGGTCTCAAAATCCATCAAACCCTTTAACATAGAGGATGCTTATATTGGAATGTGCATGAAGAAGCTAGGACTTGCGCTAACATCACCCCCAAATCCCTCCCAGTTCAAGGCCTATAACACAAGATATGATCGCTGTGAATACTCCAAGATCATCACCTACATTCTTGGCTCTTCAGAGGAGTTGGTAAAATACTGGACAGACTTGAAGAAGCCTAAACCACCTTGTTAA